GCTTTCTCTTTGCTCTGTCGTGAGCTCAGTCCTGAGACTCTGGCTCCCGAGCTTTGGATGGTGGGAGACGGGCCCTTGCTGGCTGCTGCCCGGTCGCTGGTCAAGGAGCTTGGGCTGAACCACTCTGTTCGGTTCCTCGGTGTGTGCTCCCAGACCCGGGTTGCAGAGCTGATGCGTGAGGTGAGGCTGTTTGTTCAGCATTCAGTTGTGGCGCCTGATGGTGACAGTGAAGGCAGTCCCGTTGCGGTGATGGAGGCCCAACTGAGTGGTCTGCCTGTGATCGCGACCCGTCATGCGGGAATTCCCGAGGTGGTTGTCGAGGAGGAGACTGGTCTGCTTGTCGACGAAGGCGATGAACGCGCGATGGCTGATGCCATGGCTCGTTTGGCGCTGGATCCTTGTTTGGCGGCGCGTCTGGGTGAATGCGGACGCCGACGCGTTCAGAAGCTGTTCACAATCGAGCATCACCTCGAACAGGTGACGCAACTGCTGAGGCAGGTTGTTGGAAACCGGCGAGATCTTCGTTGTGATGCGTGAAGCGGTTCTCAAGCGCAGACTGCTGCTGATCCGTGGCCTTGGTCACAGCGGTACCACGATTCTTGATTTGGCACTTGGGGCACATCCTCAACTGATCGGTCTTGGAGAGGCTGCTCGTATTCTTCAATCACCGGGGCCTGGGGAGGAGAACCGTGGTCCATCTCAGCTGCGAGGTGCGCTTCGTTTCGAACGTCGTTGCAGCTGTGGTGCAATCGCGGCCGACTGTCCTGTCTGGGGCGATCTTCTGGAGTGGTTGCCCGCTAATGATCGATTACCGCTGACGATCAAGATGCAGCGCTTGCTGGAGGCGGTGGACAATGCCTCCGGGACCACTCCCACTTGGGTTGTTGATTCCTTTCAGGATGATTTCCATCTGCCGTTTCATCATGCTGATGACCTCGAGATTCGCATCATTCATCTGACCCGTGATCTGCGTTCCTGGGTGCATTCCCGCTCCCGCGACGGCCGTCGACGAGGCCATTGGTGGCCTGGGCTGAAACCTCTCCTGCGCTGGTGCCGAATCAATGCCCGCTATGAGAGCTGGCTGCTGCGCTGCGGTAAGCCTGTCTTCCGGTTGGGTTACGAAGAACTGGCTCTTGATCCAGAGGCAACACTGCGGCGCCTCTGCTGTTGGCTCCAGATTCCCTTCGATGCACGCATGCTTCGCCCCCATCGTCACAGCAGCAGCCATCAGCTGGCAGGAAACCGCGTTCGGTTTGATGCCCAGCGAAGCGGCGCGATTCAGTACGACGGCGCCTGGATGAAGGAAACGTCAGTTCTCGCTCAGATGGCATTGATGCTGCCCTGGGTATCGTCACTGAATCGACGTCTTGTTTATTCCTGCTCGGAAGTGGATGCTGTCAAATCTCCGCGATAGAGATAAATCTGACCATTACCCCTTCGGCTGTATTGGTAGATTTTTTCGTAGCGGTCAAGTTCGCTGCCTAGAAAATCAAGATTTCCACGGTCGATGCTGATCAAAAAATCCCCAGCGTTCGGTTTATAATTTTTTCCAGGTCTGATTCCAGACACAGTTGAGTAGGTGGAATCTTCGGGGTCTAGAAAGATAAGTCGATCTACATTGAATTGATCTAAATAACGTTTTTTTCGGAACCATGATTTTGTATAGATGAGATTGACTGGCTCACCGTTTTTTCGCTTGTCTCGGATGACTTTTTCGATTTCATTGATGGTCTGTAGCCATGAGTCCTGTTTGGTCTTAATGTCGCTGACGCGGTGGAGGAAGCTCTTGCTTTGCAGCTCTTCAAGAGCGATCAAGCCACTGCTGGTCGCTACGGCTGCGAGGCTCAAGCCCATAGCTGAAGGAACGTATCTGCTGATTGCTGGGGCAAGCCAGGCGCACCATATGAAGGCGAGGTCCATCACGGTGACCAGTTGAACTGGCAGGCTCATATAGCTAGAGCCGTCATACCCAACGGCATAAAACAGCATGAATCCGTAGAGCAATGCTGCAGTATTCAGGCCGTCAATCAGGTTTGGGCGACAACGCTGTGCGCCGATTAATGCAATCCTGATGCTGATAAATGCGAGCAGAAACCAAAATCTGAGGTCGGGACTAAAATCGAATCCTTTGTCAGCTGCATAAGCGCCACCATCGTGATAATAACTAGGCAAGTAGCTCAGATAAGCGTATGCAAGCGCGAACACAATTAATAGAGCTGTCAGTGCGCACTCAAGTCCGTAGGCTTCAAGCCAGTAGATCAGTTTCTTGCGATTCAAGCTCTGCTTGGGTAGCGCTGGGTAGTTGTCCAGCAGCCCTGCTGCGCCTGTAGCCAATGTGAAGACTGCAGGTGTCGTAAAAAGCAGCACCCCGATATCTTTGAAAAAAAGTCCGACGAGAGCGAACAAGAGTGTGAAAGACCAAGCCTGACGGCTATGAGTTTGTTGATAACGCAGGTAGAAAAAACCAAATGCTGCAAAGCAAAGGGTGAGGATGCGCTCGGAGTAGATTAGCTGAAAAAATGCAAAGCCTGTGGCGGGAGTGAACAGCAGCAGCAAGCTGATCATCAAGAGCAAGTGATGAGGTTTTGCTCGACCTACCACTCCACGCACTGTTTGTGTTGTCAGCAGCAGGATTGTGAACAGCTCAGCGGCACTGACCAGCATCCAGATTGTGACGTAAGGCGTAAACCAGCTCAGGATGTGCAGGTCCTGATGGGCGAGAGGAAAGAACCGGTAGTCATTGCGCAGCATCGTCTCCTTGATGAAGTCCCATCGGATCGAGAAGTTGTAGAGGAGGTTGTGATCATTCACCGAGTCGTACCAGCCCACTAACTCAGGGAAAAGCCAGCTGCTGCCATCCACCATCGCCACCGTGTATCCAGCCCAGAGCATCAGCACCAGCGGGTGTTCCCTTGCGAAGGTGATCAGATGCTTCCACCAGGGTTTCGGCTTGACCGAAAGATCTGCATTCGAGCCTTCAATTTCAGGCCGGAGCCCGTTTCGGAGCAGCACCAGCACGGCCAGGCCAAGCAGCGCAAAAACCAGTCCATGAGAGATTCGGTTGTAGTCATAAAGCAGATCCTTGCCTTCCTGGCTGTCGGGATTCGGTAGCCAGCTCAGGGATTGATTGAGCCATACCCAGGCGGCAATCACTCCGAGTCCGAGAGTGGTTGTCAGAACGGTGAATACAGTCCAGGGCCTCCACTGACTGATCGGCGTCGTTTGGCTCATGGTCGGAATGTTCTTGAGTGAAGGCGTTAACGAAAGTGGGGTCTCTTTGGCCCATGCATGCTGATGTGGAAGGCGATGCCTTTGGTTCAGGGCAGGGATTTCATTTCATGCCGGCTGGTTGATTGACCTTGATCGATTCAGCCGTCATTCGATGCTGAGAGTCGGCATGGCTTTCACCAGGTCGTCGATCGCCTTCACCTGGATTAAAAACGGCTCCAGTCGGTCCAGTGGCAAGGCGCTGGGTCCGTCGCAACGCGCCTGTTCTGGATCCGGGTGGGCCTCCACAAACAGTCCAGCCAGACCCACGGCCATCCCCGCTCTGGCGAGATCGACAATCTGACTGCGACGCCCACCTGAGGCCGCGCCACCGGGATCACGGCACTGGAGGGCGTGGGTGACATCGAAGATCAAAGGCAGTTCATCACAGCACTGCCTCATCACCCCAAAGCCCAGCATGTCCACCACAAGGTTGTCGTAACCGAAGTTGCTGCCCCGTTCGCAGATCAGAAGTTGATCGTTGCCGCATTCCTTGAACTTCTCCACGAGATTGGCCATCTGGGAAGGGCTTAGGAATTGCGGTTTTTTGATGTTGATCACCGATCCTGTGCGTGCCATCGCTTCCACCAGATCGGTCTGGCGGGCCAGAAAGGCCGGTAGTTGGATGATGTCGCAGACCGCGGCCGCGGGCGCTGCCTGTTCAGGACTGTGAACGTCGCTGATGACAGGGATTGAGTGGGTGTCCTTGACCGCTCTGAGGATCTCAAGACCTTCACTCAGGCCGGGGCCGCGATAGGAATGGATTGACGACCGGTTCGCTTTGTCGTACGAGGCTTTGAAGACCAACGGGATGTTGAGCTTCTGGCAGATCTCCTTGTAGACCCCGGAGACCTCCAATGCGAATGCCTTTGACTCCAGCACATTGACGCCACCGATCAGGACAAACGGAGCGTTGTTGGCGAAG
Above is a window of Synechococcus sp. BIOS-E4-1 DNA encoding:
- a CDS encoding sulfotransferase, with product MREAVLKRRLLLIRGLGHSGTTILDLALGAHPQLIGLGEAARILQSPGPGEENRGPSQLRGALRFERRCSCGAIAADCPVWGDLLEWLPANDRLPLTIKMQRLLEAVDNASGTTPTWVVDSFQDDFHLPFHHADDLEIRIIHLTRDLRSWVHSRSRDGRRRGHWWPGLKPLLRWCRINARYESWLLRCGKPVFRLGYEELALDPEATLRRLCCWLQIPFDARMLRPHRHSSSHQLAGNRVRFDAQRSGAIQYDGAWMKETSVLAQMALMLPWVSSLNRRLVYSCSEVDAVKSPR
- the kdsA gene encoding 3-deoxy-8-phosphooctulonate synthase, producing MAARKVTLGSISFANNAPFVLIGGVNVLESKAFALEVSGVYKEICQKLNIPLVFKASYDKANRSSIHSYRGPGLSEGLEILRAVKDTHSIPVISDVHSPEQAAPAAAVCDIIQLPAFLARQTDLVEAMARTGSVINIKKPQFLSPSQMANLVEKFKECGNDQLLICERGSNFGYDNLVVDMLGFGVMRQCCDELPLIFDVTHALQCRDPGGAASGGRRSQIVDLARAGMAVGLAGLFVEAHPDPEQARCDGPSALPLDRLEPFLIQVKAIDDLVKAMPTLSIE